One genomic window of bacterium includes the following:
- a CDS encoding kelch motif-containing protein produces the protein MDSKIPTHTSPGKRRHSVLSYIGGDQVLLHGGALNVSPFGPADDTWIYDLSDNAWTEKTHEGILTSAGHCLAYLGEDRVLYYHSAFPWVYDLSDNTWTEQAPLTSPTNRDDFATARIRENQVLLFGGVDLSGLLADTWIYNHSDDSWTETTPATSPSARSLHALASIGEDKVLLFGGDDGALNGETWIYEITTVPVEIDFKPQGCPNPFNTKSKGKITVAVIGTIDFDVTNIDVSSVRLEGIAPVSWSFEDVADAFNGEKDDCSDCVSGEPVEGFTDLVLQFDASDLVDALGPVSDQQCIAIELTGNLNDNTPIQGEERIVVVTK, from the coding sequence ATGGACTCAAAAATTCCCACCCACACCTCCCCTGGCAAGAGACGGCACTCAGTCCTGTCTTACATTGGAGGAGATCAGGTTCTGCTCCATGGTGGAGCACTAAACGTTTCGCCTTTTGGTCCTGCTGATGACACATGGATTTACGATTTGAGCGATAACGCCTGGACAGAAAAGACACATGAGGGGATTCTCACCAGCGCCGGTCATTGTCTCGCCTATCTCGGAGAGGATCGGGTGCTTTACTATCACAGTGCATTCCCCTGGGTTTATGATTTGAGCGACAATACGTGGACTGAGCAAGCACCTCTTACATCTCCAACAAACCGGGACGACTTTGCCACGGCGCGCATCCGCGAAAATCAGGTTCTACTCTTCGGAGGGGTCGACTTAAGCGGTCTTCTTGCAGACACCTGGATCTATAATCATAGCGACGACTCCTGGACCGAAACAACACCTGCAACATCTCCCTCAGCCCGATCCCTGCACGCATTGGCTTCTATTGGCGAAGATAAGGTTTTGCTTTTTGGAGGTGATGACGGCGCGTTGAATGGTGAGACCTGGATCTATGAAATTACCACGGTTCCGGTTGAAATCGACTTTAAGCCGCAAGGCTGCCCGAATCCGTTCAACACGAAGTCGAAGGGAAAGATTACAGTAGCCGTTATCGGAACCATCGACTTTGACGTTACAAACATTGATGTCAGTTCGGTCCGACTTGAGGGCATAGCCCCGGTGAGCTGGAGCTTTGAAGATGTAGCGGATGCATTCAACGGCGAAAAAGATGACTGCTCTGACTGCGTTTCCGGAGAACCTGTTGAAGGATTTACCGATCTCGTCCTGCAATTCGATGCGAGCGACCTTGTTGATGCATTGGGCCCTGTGAGTGATCAGCAGTGCATCGCGATTGAGCTCACAGGAAACCTCAATGACAATACGCCAATTCAGGGAGAAGAACGGATCGTTGTTGTCACGAAATAG
- a CDS encoding formylglycine-generating enzyme family protein, translating to MKNSVFVMLAGLIAIAGLANTASAALKCPINMVPVGPICVDIYEASVWSDPPKANGDPQGTQYGAGTDNYPCSDNGDDCTTPGAKIFAVSAKGVQPSAAITWFQAQQACANVGKRLLRNGEWQMAAAGTPTNYEQIGTGADNGTTDCNTSTTASVDLTGARSDCVSNWKVFDMVGNVAEWVEDWIQDNEDIDDPNNSSIALYGLDTIFGIDEATPEPHKFPAAILRGGHFLGAGPKQDGVFWLDANSTPSETSIAFGFRCAF from the coding sequence ATGAAGAATTCAGTATTCGTAATGTTGGCCGGGCTGATCGCAATTGCCGGACTGGCAAATACGGCATCAGCCGCCTTGAAATGCCCAATCAATATGGTTCCGGTGGGGCCGATCTGTGTGGATATATATGAGGCAAGTGTTTGGTCAGACCCACCCAAAGCAAATGGAGATCCGCAGGGAACCCAGTATGGCGCAGGAACTGACAATTATCCGTGCTCCGATAATGGCGATGACTGCACCACGCCCGGCGCCAAGATATTTGCTGTATCTGCGAAAGGCGTTCAGCCCTCGGCAGCGATTACCTGGTTTCAGGCGCAGCAGGCATGCGCGAATGTTGGAAAGAGACTGCTCCGCAATGGAGAATGGCAAATGGCAGCCGCAGGCACGCCCACCAACTATGAACAGATTGGGACAGGCGCAGACAACGGAACGACAGATTGCAATACATCCACGACAGCAAGTGTCGACCTGACCGGCGCCCGTTCAGACTGCGTGTCCAATTGGAAAGTGTTTGATATGGTTGGAAACGTTGCGGAGTGGGTGGAGGACTGGATCCAGGATAACGAGGATATTGACGACCCAAATAATTCCTCCATTGCTCTCTATGGTCTCGACACCATCTTTGGAATCGATGAGGCGACTCCCGAACCTCATAAATTTCCCGCAGCGATCCTTCGTGGAGGTCATTTTCTTGGAGCCGGACCAAAGCAGGATGGCGTGTTCTGGCTGGATGCGAATTCCACGCCTTCGGAGACCAGCATCGCGTTTGGTTTCCGTTGTGCCTTCTAA